GCAGATAGAGGCCCGGGGGCAGTAGCGGCAAGTGCAGCCTGGCCTCGGTTTTGAACACCGGCGAGCGATCCGAGAAAACTTTTTGCCCGCGCAGGTTGAAGAGTTCCAGGGCAGTGAAGGGGAGCGGGCTTTTCAGGTTCAGCGCGGCGTTTTGGCGCAGGGGATTGGGATAGAGCGAGACTGAGTGGGGCACAACGGGCAGATATTCATCCTGGCTGGAAACAGAGTAGTTGAAAAGGTCGGAAGCGGAGAGAGTGATGGCTGGGGCCTGGTAGGCCGGCAAAGCCGTGCTGGCGCTGGACCAGAGGATCAATCCGGTGGAGGGGGTATATTGGATCGCGGTGAGGTTGGTTTGCTGGCCCGCGGCGCCGGACAGCACTCTCCACTGGCGTTTTGCGCTCATATGGGGATTGGTGTAGAGCGAATCCTGGATGTCGGCATAGCGGGTGCAGCAAATGGGATTGGCCAGGAGGCGGAAATGGTTGGTGGCGGCCAGATGGTTTCCGGGCAGGTCTCCATTCTGGTCGTGGTAGCGGGCCACGGTGCCGCTGTTGTTGGTTTCGACCGCGAAAGTGAGGGTTCCGCCCGGGCTTTCGCTGAGGGTGTGGATGATGGTACCGGTGAGGTGCAAACCCTCTCCAATCGAGGCAAAGAGGTCCAAGGCGCCGGAAGTTCCGTCGGAATCGTAATCGAGGCGTTCGATGCCGCGCCGGAGCGCGAAGAGGACGGGATCGAGGCCCTGGTCGGAGCTGACGGTGTGGACGTTGCCCATGTTCAGGGAAGCCCAGGTGCCGGCCGCATTGATTGCGGACAGAGCGCCGATCATGCCGGGATAGGTGAAGCTCATCCATTTCTGTTCGTCGCTTTCGGAGGGATGATGGACCACCAGGACCGGATTGGCGATCAGGGCGCTGTTCTGGCTCCAATCCATAAAGCGGGTGATGACGGAGGCTCCGGCCAATAGCGAATCCTGCTGGGTGGAGACGCCCCAACTGGCAAGCGAGGCGCAGCCGATCTCCAGAGCGCTTTCGGAAGTGGCGTTGCGCACCTGCAGCATGTCCACGATGGAGTTCACGAGCAGGATGTCCTCCGCGCCGATGTTTCGCTGCAAACCGTTGTGAAATGTGCTGATCCCGGCATCCTCCAGGCCTTGGATGATGCCTTGGGATTCGCTCTGCATGCGGGGATCGGAGTCGAAATGCTCCATGAAATAGTTCCACAGGAAGTTGTAATAGACAGGGCTGGAGTTTGCCACCATCAGGTAGTAGTATTGGTCGAAAACATCAAGCATGGCGTTTCCGAGCAGATAGCCCTGGGCGTGGCCGCGTTCGAAGTGGCTGCCCCAGACCTGCAGGATGGCCTGATCGCCCATGTATTGGAGGTTTCCGTTGGTTTGGGCTGCCAGGGGGAAGAGCAGCAGGCCGAGGAGCAGAAGCAGATATATGTTTTTCATGATTTTTCCTCTGGGTCGGGGAGCTTGGGTTGGCGTATCCTCCTGTGTATCCGGTAGTTGTGGATCACCACCAGGAGGAAAACGAGGTTTGCGACGAGCAGGATGACACTGGGCAAAAAGGTTTCGTGGCGGGCGTAGATCGCGAAGGCCACAGCCAGGATGGCCAGCAGAACAACCTTGAAGATGACGATCCCGCGTGGGATTCCCAGCTTGCGGAAGATCCAGCGCGCCACGGGATTGCGTTCGCGGCGGAAGTGGTTCGGTTTGATCACCATCCAGGTGGAATGCCCGTCCAGGATGTTCAGCAGGATGAAGATCACAAATAGGACGATCAACAGGGCGGGATGGGAAAAGAAGGAATGAAGCAGGTTGAGCAGGCCGGTCAGCATTGGGGCTCCTGCTGGGCGGGGCTTTCGGGTGACGACCCCTCCCGTTGTTTGATCCGGCCATAGACCCGGAAATTATGGACCACAATTCCGGCAAAGGCCAGCACGCCAATGCCCAGCAGGACCGCCAACAGTGAATGCAGCGCGGCATCTTTCCAGAAGAGGAAGAAGGCCAGGCTGAAGCTGCCGATCCAGAGAGCCTCAGCGAGAATGAGCCCGCGGATGAGGCCGAGTTTGCTGAAGACGAAACGCGCCAGGGGATTGCGCTCGCGCCGGAAATGATCGGGCCGCAGCACTTTCCAGGTGCTATAGCCGTCCAAGGCGTTGAGGATGGCCAGGACGGTGTAAAGCGGCAACAGGATCAGGGCCATGTCAAGTCCGGCTGGAAAGCTCTTGCAGTCAGAGCCTGGTGCTGACGGAAGCCTCGATCCGGGCGGCGATCTCTTCGCATTGGGCGATCAGCGCGGCGGAGCGGGCCTTTATGTCTTCAATGAAGCTTTTGGTGCTGACACCGGCGAGGTTGATGAGGATGTTGTAGTTGGCGGCCTTGGCAGCGCTGAGGGCTGTGAGCGAGGCCACTCCAGCGTCTGAAAGTGCGTTGGCGTTGCCCACGGCGGCAACCTGTTCGGCAAGCTGCAAAGCTTCCCAAGCCAGTTCCAGGGTGCGGAAGGGGACCATGATCGCCTGTTGGGTGGTCTTTTCCACCATCTCGCCGCGCAGAGCGGCTTCCGCGTTGGTCTTTTTGGGCAGGCGGAGGGCTTCCATCATCGCGTTGAAGGCGTCGGTATCGGCATCGATGTATTGCAGTGCCTTGAGCTTGATATCCTGGCCAAGCGGGGCCAGTTCGCGCACCTTGTCCTGCACCTGTTCATAGCCTTTTTTATCGATGGTGAGGTTGGAAACCATGGCCGAAAGGGCTCCGGAAAGGGCGGCGCAAAGGGCCGCGACGCTGCCACCGCCGGGGGCGGGGGAATCGGTGGAAAGCAGGTCGGCAAAGTCGTCCAGACGCAGCGAGCAGAGGCTGTCCGGACGGGCGATGGCGTATTCGATCACCTTCTTGTCCAGGTCGAAGGGTCCCAGTTCCGCCAGGCCCATGGATTGAATGGCGGTTTCCATGATCATCTTTTCGGGGATGCCGGTGCTTTCGTTCATGCGCTGGAGGTAAAATTTGCCGGATTCCAGCAGCGCGGCCTTGGGGATCAGGCCCACCAGCTCGCTGCCGGTGACGTTGACGCCAATCTCCAGGGCGAGTTCGCGCACTTTTTCCAGCACGAGATGGGGTGGCGTGACCTTGTAGTTGGTGAGGTTGATGCTGATCTGGGCGCGGTTGTAGCTGTCGATGTACCAGCCCACGGCCTTGCAATGGGTGAAGAGGCCGGGGATGGTGACCTTGTTGCCGTTTTCGTCCTTGAGCAGCTTTCCGTTCTCGTCCCGGGCGCTGCGCCCGCTTTCGCGGATGCTGAGGGCCAGGTCATGGGCTTTCTTTTTATCGCGGGTGTTGAGGTTGATGTTGTAGGCGATGAGGAATTCCCTCGCGCTGATGGCGGTGGCCCCGCTTTTGGGGTTGAAGGCGTGGGGCCCGAAATCCGGCTTCCAGGCGGGGTCCTTGGCTTTTTCCGCCAGGGCTTCGTATTCGCCTGAGCGGACGGTGGCCAGGTTGCGCCATTCCTCTTTGGAGGCGGCGTTCTCGTAGAGATAGACCGGGATGCCCAGTTCGTCGCCCACGCGCTTGCCCAGTTTGCGGGCGTATTCAGCGCATTCCTCCATCGTGATGTCCGAGATGGGAATGAAGGGGCAGACATCGGTGGCGCCCATGCGGGGATGCTCGCCGTGATGTTTGCTCATGTCGATCAGTCCGGCGGCTTTTTTGATCGCCCGGAAGGCCGCTTCCACAACGGCATCCGGCTCTCCAGCCAGGGTAAACACCGTGCGGTTCGTATCAGCGCCGGGATCCACATCCAGGAGCACGACGTTGTTTACTGATCTGATCTCGCCGGCAATGGCGTCCAGGACCGCGTGGTCCCGGCCTTCGCTGAAATTGGGAACGCATTCCATCAGCTTCATGTCTCACCTCTTCAGTTTGTTTTGTGTATCTTGACCTTGATGATCTTCTTTTCAGTGGCCTGCAGGACCTGGATGCGGTAGGGCTCCACGTTTATGAACTGCCCCTGGTGCGGGATGCGGGCCAGACGGTCCAGGATCAGGCCGGCCACGGTCTCGTAGTCCCCCTCGGGCAGGTGGATCCCATATTCATCAGAGAGCCGGTCGATCTCGATATCCGCCTGCACCAGCCAGGTGTTGGGGGATACCTGTTCCACTTCGCCCACCTCTTCCGCGTCGTCATATTCGTCCGCGATGTCTCCAAAGATCTCTTCCAGGATGTCCTCCATGGTCACGATGCCGGCCGTTCCGCCATAGGAATCGACCACGATGGCGATGCTGCGGTGATGCTTCTGCATTTCCTTGAGCAGCACGTCCAGATCGGTGTTTTCGGGTGTGAAAAAGGGTTCGTGGAGGAGGTCGCTGACCTTGGTCTCGGGAGTGTGTTCGCGCTTGAGCACGTCGTAGATGATGAGGATGCCCACGATGTCGTCCAGGTCCTTGCGATAGACCGGATAACGGGTGAAGCCTTCCTCGCGGGCGATCTCGATGGCTTCGGCGATGGTGGCTGTTTCCGGGATGGCGACCACCTCCGTGCGCGGGATCATGATGTTGCGCGCCTCTTGCTCAGTGAAATCCAGGGCGTCCTCGATCATCTCCATCTGGGGCTCGTCTTCGGAATCCTTCTCCGTGAGCGAAAGCAGGTAGGTGAGGTCGTCCTTGGTGAGGTAGTTGAAGCTGGTGCCTTCGGTGATCCGGAGCAGTTGGCGCAGCCGGCCGTTGAGCCAGGAAACGCCTGCCACAAAAGGCCTGAGCAGGAAATAGACGAAGCGCATGAAGGGATAGACGGCCGGGACCAGGGTTTCGGCGTTATCCCGGAAAACGGACTTGGGCACCACCTCTCCAAAGATGAGGACGAAGGCCCCCACGACCAGGGAAGTGTATTTGGGATTGAAAATGGCGGGGTCGACATTGCTGTAGACCAGATAGGTGGAAAGCGTGGCCAGGAGGACGTTGACGATGTTGTTGCCCAGCAGGGTTGAGCCCAGCACCTTGTCCGGCTGGCGCAGATAGCTTTGGAGATTCGCGGCGGACCTGCTCTTTCTGGCCTTGCCTTCGAGGCGGAGCATGTCAATCGAAATTACCCCGTTTTCAAAGCCGGAAAACAGGAAGGACAAGCCGAGCAGGATCACCATGATGATCCCCCAAAGCAGTATTTCAAGCAGAGACATTTATGCGTTTACCTTCTCATTCCTCCAGGCGATGCGCAGGGCCTGGACGAAGTCTTCGATATTGCCCGCCAAAAAAGAATCCAGATTGTAGCTTGTCAAGTTTATTCTGTGGTCGGTGACCCGGGACTGGGGAAAATTGTAGGTGCGGATCTTGGCGGAACGGTCTCCGGTGCTGACCTGGGCCTTGCGCGAACTGGCGATCTCCTGTTCCTGACGGCTGATCTCGGCATCCAAAAGCCTCGAGCGCAAAACCTTCATCGCCTTCACCTTGTTCTTGAGCTGGGATTTCTCGTCCTGGCAGGTGACCACGATGCCGGTGGGCAGATGGGTGATGCGGACCGCGGAATCGGTGGTGTTGACGCTCTGGCCGCCATGGCCGGAACTGCGGTAGACGTCGATGCGGAGGTCGCTTTCGGTAAGTTCGATGTCGATGTCCTCGGCTTCGGGCAAAACGGCCACGCTCACCGCGGAAGTGTGGATGCGGCCTCCGGATTCGGTCACCGGGATGCGCTGAACCCTGTGGACCCCGCTTTCAAAGCGCATGAGGCCGTAGGCATCCTCGCCGGAGAGCATGAAGATGATCTCCTTGAAGCCGCCCAAGCCGGTCTCATTGTGGTCCAGGAGCTGGTGTTTCCAGCCCTTTTGCTCCGCGTAATAGCCATACATGCGATAGAGGTCGGCAACGAACAGGGCAGCCTCCTCGCCACCGGTGCCGGCGCGGATCTCGATGATGGCATTCTTGCCTTCGTTGGGGTCGCTGGGGGTGAGCAGGTCGCGCAGCTTGAGTTCGCTGGTTTCCTGGCGCTGGGCCAGGACCTCGAGCTCTTCCCTGGCCAGGTCCGCCATCTCCGGTTCGGTCAGCAGGAGATGTTCGGCTCCAGTGATCTGGGCTTCCAGATCCTGATAGCGCTTCCATTCGGAGCAGATCTCGGAAAGTTCGCGATAGCGGCGC
This genomic window from Candidatus Syntrophosphaera sp. contains:
- a CDS encoding hemolysin family protein, coding for MSLLEILLWGIIMVILLGLSFLFSGFENGVISIDMLRLEGKARKSRSAANLQSYLRQPDKVLGSTLLGNNIVNVLLATLSTYLVYSNVDPAIFNPKYTSLVVGAFVLIFGEVVPKSVFRDNAETLVPAVYPFMRFVYFLLRPFVAGVSWLNGRLRQLLRITEGTSFNYLTKDDLTYLLSLTEKDSEDEPQMEMIEDALDFTEQEARNIMIPRTEVVAIPETATIAEAIEIAREEGFTRYPVYRKDLDDIVGILIIYDVLKREHTPETKVSDLLHEPFFTPENTDLDVLLKEMQKHHRSIAIVVDSYGGTAGIVTMEDILEEIFGDIADEYDDAEEVGEVEQVSPNTWLVQADIEIDRLSDEYGIHLPEGDYETVAGLILDRLARIPHQGQFINVEPYRIQVLQATEKKIIKVKIHKTN
- a CDS encoding T9SS type A sorting domain-containing protein — its product is MKNIYLLLLLGLLLFPLAAQTNGNLQYMGDQAILQVWGSHFERGHAQGYLLGNAMLDVFDQYYYLMVANSSPVYYNFLWNYFMEHFDSDPRMQSESQGIIQGLEDAGISTFHNGLQRNIGAEDILLVNSIVDMLQVRNATSESALEIGCASLASWGVSTQQDSLLAGASVITRFMDWSQNSALIANPVLVVHHPSESDEQKWMSFTYPGMIGALSAINAAGTWASLNMGNVHTVSSDQGLDPVLFALRRGIERLDYDSDGTSGALDLFASIGEGLHLTGTIIHTLSESPGGTLTFAVETNNSGTVARYHDQNGDLPGNHLAATNHFRLLANPICCTRYADIQDSLYTNPHMSAKRQWRVLSGAAGQQTNLTAIQYTPSTGLILWSSASTALPAYQAPAITLSASDLFNYSVSSQDEYLPVVPHSVSLYPNPLRQNAALNLKSPLPFTALELFNLRGQKVFSDRSPVFKTEARLHLPLLPPGLYLLQLSGTAGKAAHKKLLILN
- the ftcD gene encoding glutamate formimidoyltransferase codes for the protein MKLMECVPNFSEGRDHAVLDAIAGEIRSVNNVVLLDVDPGADTNRTVFTLAGEPDAVVEAAFRAIKKAAGLIDMSKHHGEHPRMGATDVCPFIPISDITMEECAEYARKLGKRVGDELGIPVYLYENAASKEEWRNLATVRSGEYEALAEKAKDPAWKPDFGPHAFNPKSGATAISAREFLIAYNINLNTRDKKKAHDLALSIRESGRSARDENGKLLKDENGNKVTIPGLFTHCKAVGWYIDSYNRAQISINLTNYKVTPPHLVLEKVRELALEIGVNVTGSELVGLIPKAALLESGKFYLQRMNESTGIPEKMIMETAIQSMGLAELGPFDLDKKVIEYAIARPDSLCSLRLDDFADLLSTDSPAPGGGSVAALCAALSGALSAMVSNLTIDKKGYEQVQDKVRELAPLGQDIKLKALQYIDADTDAFNAMMEALRLPKKTNAEAALRGEMVEKTTQQAIMVPFRTLELAWEALQLAEQVAAVGNANALSDAGVASLTALSAAKAANYNILINLAGVSTKSFIEDIKARSAALIAQCEEIAARIEASVSTRL
- the prfA gene encoding peptide chain release factor 1, which translates into the protein MLPREKLEGLAKELEELQETISDPAVISDARRYKQLMRRYRELSEICSEWKRYQDLEAQITGAEHLLLTEPEMADLAREELEVLAQRQETSELKLRDLLTPSDPNEGKNAIIEIRAGTGGEEAALFVADLYRMYGYYAEQKGWKHQLLDHNETGLGGFKEIIFMLSGEDAYGLMRFESGVHRVQRIPVTESGGRIHTSAVSVAVLPEAEDIDIELTESDLRIDVYRSSGHGGQSVNTTDSAVRITHLPTGIVVTCQDEKSQLKNKVKAMKVLRSRLLDAEISRQEQEIASSRKAQVSTGDRSAKIRTYNFPQSRVTDHRINLTSYNLDSFLAGNIEDFVQALRIAWRNEKVNA